One window of Candidatus Nitrospira kreftii genomic DNA carries:
- a CDS encoding putative pterin-4-alpha-carbinolamine dehydratase → MGLADNKCIPCHGGVPPVPNDRAQTLLKELGRGWALNGEGHLERLFTFPDFAQALAYVNKIGAIAEAEGHHPDLYLAWGKCKVEIWTHKINGLTESDFYLAAKADREFEPFRAAAG, encoded by the coding sequence ATGGGTCTGGCCGACAATAAATGTATTCCCTGTCATGGCGGGGTCCCGCCTGTACCGAATGATCGCGCGCAAACATTGCTGAAAGAATTGGGCCGTGGCTGGGCGCTCAATGGGGAAGGGCATCTCGAACGGCTTTTTACCTTCCCGGATTTTGCGCAGGCCTTGGCCTATGTCAACAAGATTGGCGCCATCGCGGAGGCCGAAGGCCATCATCCTGATCTCTATCTGGCTTGGGGCAAGTGTAAGGTCGAGATCTGGACACACAAGATCAATGGCCTGACCGAAAGCGATTTTTATCTGGCGGCGAAAGCCGATCGAGAGTTTGAACCTTTTCGGGCTGCCGCTGGTTAA
- a CDS encoding Radical SAM protein has product MSQAAKIALVNMPFSYAKYPSIQLGTLSALLKANGIVVDCHHLNVRFAHMIGIELHESICEKRALFGEWLFSSLLFGENSKRSEYPHIFKPVFEQIAHESGKPIGYFQEMASRIAPQFLTWSLRSIDWGHYKLVGFTSTFDQNVASLTMAKLIKDLYPDVTIVFGGANFDGEMGLEHFRAFPFIDHVVVGEGEDSFLPLVRQVLTGKKGNYPNGVTYRQGDQIMLTPNESLFSDFAKTGPPDYDDYYHLLAELGDKAQGLDRILLYEGSRGCWWGEKHHCTFCGLNAQSMKFRAKAPEQVLNEIADLSQRYDAVRFRLVDNIIDMSYIDNLFGKLAEDHCDLDVFIETKSNLQKRQIKTLAAGGVKCMQPGLESLSVNQLRAMDKGVTPMQNIVCLKWSLYYHVMVSWNILLGFPGETNEDYQRQLDLIPSLLHLQPPEATGKFWLQRFSPYFTRSHEYGVRITGPGMAYEYVYDARQVDLKKIAYDFEYELDSWQVDPHLYQELVAAIENWQRMHKSGDQPFLYYSKAPNYVTVYDGRNPQDPTRQRYEGLAALVIEICNESAKGAAQIRAAVAERADCSDAVLSPILNDLTAQRVLYEERGKYFTLAIPENPYL; this is encoded by the coding sequence ATGAGCCAAGCAGCCAAGATTGCGCTCGTCAACATGCCCTTCAGCTACGCCAAGTATCCGTCCATCCAACTTGGCACGCTCTCCGCACTGCTCAAAGCCAACGGCATTGTTGTCGATTGTCACCATTTGAACGTCCGCTTTGCCCACATGATCGGTATCGAATTGCACGAGTCGATCTGTGAGAAGCGCGCGCTCTTCGGTGAGTGGCTCTTTTCCTCGCTCCTGTTCGGGGAGAATTCGAAACGGTCCGAGTACCCACACATATTCAAGCCGGTCTTCGAACAGATCGCGCACGAGAGTGGAAAGCCGATCGGCTATTTTCAGGAGATGGCGTCACGTATTGCGCCGCAGTTTCTGACCTGGTCGCTACGGTCAATCGATTGGGGGCATTACAAGCTGGTCGGGTTTACCTCGACCTTTGATCAGAACGTCGCCAGCCTCACGATGGCCAAGCTCATCAAGGATCTGTATCCGGACGTGACCATCGTTTTTGGTGGAGCCAACTTCGACGGCGAGATGGGGCTGGAGCACTTCAGGGCGTTTCCCTTCATTGATCATGTCGTCGTTGGGGAGGGGGAAGACAGTTTCCTGCCGTTGGTCCGTCAGGTTCTGACCGGCAAGAAGGGTAATTATCCCAATGGGGTGACCTATCGGCAGGGCGACCAGATTATGCTCACGCCGAATGAGTCGCTCTTTTCCGATTTTGCCAAGACCGGCCCTCCTGATTACGATGACTACTATCACCTGCTTGCCGAGCTGGGCGACAAGGCCCAGGGGCTCGATCGGATCCTCTTGTACGAAGGCTCGCGTGGTTGTTGGTGGGGGGAGAAGCATCACTGTACGTTCTGTGGGCTCAATGCGCAGAGCATGAAATTCCGGGCCAAGGCGCCTGAGCAAGTATTAAATGAAATCGCCGATCTCTCGCAGCGCTACGATGCGGTCCGGTTTCGTCTCGTCGATAACATCATCGACATGAGCTATATCGACAACCTTTTCGGCAAGCTGGCCGAAGACCATTGCGACCTGGATGTGTTTATCGAGACGAAGAGCAATCTGCAGAAGCGCCAGATCAAGACTTTGGCGGCGGGTGGGGTGAAGTGTATGCAGCCGGGTTTGGAGAGTCTGAGTGTCAACCAACTGCGTGCCATGGACAAGGGCGTCACGCCGATGCAGAACATCGTCTGCCTCAAGTGGAGCCTCTACTATCACGTGATGGTGTCATGGAATATTCTGCTCGGATTTCCCGGTGAGACCAACGAGGATTACCAGCGGCAGCTGGATCTGATCCCGTCACTACTGCATCTTCAGCCGCCCGAAGCCACCGGAAAGTTCTGGTTGCAGCGATTCAGTCCGTACTTCACCAGATCGCATGAATACGGCGTCCGCATCACTGGACCGGGGATGGCGTATGAATATGTGTACGATGCGCGGCAAGTCGACTTGAAGAAGATCGCCTACGATTTCGAGTACGAGCTCGACAGCTGGCAGGTTGATCCGCACCTATATCAAGAGTTGGTCGCTGCGATTGAAAATTGGCAACGGATGCATAAGTCCGGAGACCAGCCGTTTCTGTATTACTCGAAAGCGCCGAACTATGTGACCGTCTACGACGGCCGGAATCCGCAAGATCCAACGCGGCAGCGTTATGAAGGTTTGGCGGCGCTGGTGATTGAAATCTGTAACGAGTCAGCGAAGGGCGCAGCGCAAATCCGAGCAGCTGTCGCGGAACGAGCCGATTGCAGCGATGCAGTCTTGTCGCCTATCCTCAACGACCTCACGGCGCAGCGGGTCTTGTACGAAGAGCGGGGCAAATATTTCACGCTGGCGATTCCGGAGAATCCGTATTTGTAA
- a CDS encoding hypothetical protein (conserved protein of unknown function) has translation MAPLVSATVDRERLKTIADRLRHEYGAVRVILFGSVAHNTATEHSDIDLLVIADTGERFYERSASVLRVVRELSYGLPLAPIVLSPQELQTRLDRGDQFIAEVVGTGVDL, from the coding sequence ATGGCCCCATTAGTTTCTGCAACCGTCGATAGGGAGCGGCTTAAAACCATTGCAGATCGGTTGCGCCACGAGTATGGAGCTGTGCGTGTCATCCTCTTTGGGTCGGTGGCACACAACACAGCCACCGAACATAGCGACATCGATCTGCTGGTGATCGCCGACACCGGCGAGCGTTTTTATGAGCGTTCGGCCTCGGTGCTTCGCGTTGTGCGCGAACTCAGCTATGGGTTGCCGCTGGCGCCGATTGTCCTGAGCCCACAGGAATTGCAGACCCGGTTAGACCGCGGCGATCAATTTATTGCGGAGGTGGTGGGGACAGGGGTGGACTTGTGA
- a CDS encoding Alkyl hydroperoxide reductase AhpD translates to MDSYYHAHDLGKFADIGKGNKALWEKFKSYYDAVFTEGALTEREKALIALAVAHTVQCPYCIDAYTQASLEKGSNVEEMTEAVHVACAIRGGASLVHGVQMRNITEKLSM, encoded by the coding sequence ATGGACTCGTACTATCACGCTCATGATTTGGGCAAGTTTGCTGATATCGGGAAGGGGAACAAAGCCCTGTGGGAGAAGTTCAAGAGCTACTACGATGCGGTGTTCACTGAAGGTGCGCTCACGGAGCGAGAAAAGGCGCTCATTGCCCTCGCTGTCGCCCACACCGTCCAATGTCCCTACTGCATTGATGCCTACACACAGGCGTCGCTGGAAAAGGGATCAAACGTTGAAGAAATGACCGAGGCCGTCCACGTGGCCTGCGCCATCCGCGGCGGCGCGTCGCTCGTCCACGGCGTGCAGATGAGGAACATAACAGAGAAGTTATCGATGTAG
- a CDS encoding hypothetical protein (conserved protein of unknown function), whose protein sequence is MARAVPPSEQANGGLSNDNAPDPAWDVELLRVLVSRKGTQVEAQWAIHPQLKQDLLPNEWQDVMDLMGKVTDIVGDRFSKALANIDPMPPGNA, encoded by the coding sequence ATGGCACGCGCCGTTCCTCCATCTGAACAAGCAAACGGCGGTCTTTCCAATGACAATGCCCCCGACCCGGCCTGGGACGTCGAGTTGCTCCGCGTGCTTGTCAGTCGGAAGGGGACGCAGGTTGAAGCTCAGTGGGCCATCCATCCGCAGCTGAAGCAGGACTTGCTGCCCAACGAATGGCAAGATGTGATGGATCTTATGGGCAAGGTCACGGACATCGTCGGTGATCGCTTTTCCAAAGCCCTAGCGAACATCGACCCGATGCCTCCGGGCAATGCCTGA
- a CDS encoding Inositol-1-monophosphatase has product MLQSRVPIPPEPLHEATLLETAITASREAGALLLQYTADGFRIEYKNPINLVTEADHAAEQCVIDHIRGRFPSHRFLAEERGSVEPAPSPYLWIIDPLDGTTNFAHGYPAYCVSIGLEYKGRCILGVIYDPTRNELFTASEHRGARLNGRSIHVSETMALDHSLLVTGFAYDIRETPRNNLDHFCKFALKAQGLRRTGSAALDLCYVAAGRFDGFWEVRLNPWDMAAGSVIVREAGGRLTDFSGKDLSIYEQELVASNGQIHEAMLTVLNQESRQA; this is encoded by the coding sequence ATGCTACAATCGCGCGTGCCAATTCCTCCTGAACCACTCCACGAGGCCACGCTCTTAGAAACTGCCATCACCGCTAGTCGAGAAGCTGGAGCGCTGCTTCTTCAATATACCGCTGACGGCTTCCGCATCGAGTACAAGAACCCAATCAATCTGGTGACCGAGGCAGACCATGCCGCAGAACAATGTGTCATCGACCACATTCGAGGCCGTTTCCCATCCCATCGTTTTTTGGCCGAGGAGCGCGGCAGTGTTGAGCCAGCCCCCTCGCCCTATCTGTGGATCATCGATCCATTAGATGGGACCACCAACTTCGCGCATGGCTACCCAGCCTATTGCGTGTCCATCGGACTCGAGTACAAGGGGCGTTGCATCCTCGGTGTCATCTATGATCCCACGCGAAATGAGCTGTTCACTGCCAGCGAGCACAGGGGCGCGCGGTTGAACGGCCGATCTATCCACGTATCGGAGACAATGGCTCTCGACCATAGCCTCTTGGTCACCGGCTTCGCCTATGACATCCGGGAAACACCGCGAAATAACCTTGATCATTTCTGCAAATTTGCCCTGAAGGCTCAGGGACTCAGACGAACGGGATCTGCCGCCTTGGATCTTTGCTACGTTGCAGCAGGGCGATTCGACGGGTTCTGGGAAGTGCGACTTAATCCTTGGGATATGGCGGCGGGATCCGTAATCGTACGAGAAGCCGGGGGGCGGCTGACCGATTTCAGCGGCAAGGACCTATCTATCTATGAGCAGGAACTCGTAGCCAGCAACGGACAGATCCACGAGGCGATGCTCACAGTCTTGAACCAAGAGTCTCGCCAAGCATAG
- a CDS encoding hypothetical protein (conserved protein of unknown function), which translates to MEELKDILVGLEQRINAYKSRFQDLEKKRRRLDDEIATIKKYLELAETLYRVEADKAKLASLSNQIIPADDSKGIRSPQVMDVTDQSREILLGRSKYVGKSVPQAAYEILRESNRAMHAKELVHRLIEGGLQIKGKTPLTSIATSLKRDKRFKKVGPNTFEAIDDMLIQAV; encoded by the coding sequence GTGGAAGAATTAAAAGACATTCTCGTTGGTTTGGAGCAACGGATCAACGCGTATAAGAGCCGGTTTCAGGACTTAGAGAAAAAGCGTCGTCGCTTGGACGACGAAATCGCGACCATTAAGAAGTATCTTGAGCTTGCGGAAACCCTCTACCGTGTCGAGGCCGACAAGGCCAAGCTTGCCAGCTTATCCAATCAGATCATTCCAGCTGATGACTCTAAGGGGATTCGGTCTCCACAGGTGATGGATGTGACCGATCAATCCCGAGAAATTCTTCTTGGGCGGAGTAAGTATGTTGGAAAAAGCGTTCCTCAAGCCGCTTACGAAATACTCCGAGAATCTAATCGAGCAATGCATGCGAAAGAACTGGTCCATCGATTGATCGAAGGTGGATTGCAGATCAAGGGGAAGACGCCGCTGACATCCATTGCAACGTCGCTCAAGCGTGACAAGCGGTTCAAGAAAGTCGGTCCCAATACGTTTGAGGCTATAGACGACATGTTGATTCAGGCTGTGTAG
- a CDS encoding UDP-3-O-acyl-N-acetylglucosamine deacetylase, whose protein sequence is MRNQQTLASTITCSGVGLHSGQSASITLRPAPPDTGVVFVSRQGDVDAYLPVSIEHRIPTELCTAISSGEFQVQTIEHLLAALAGLHVDNVFIDVTASEVPVMDGSAAPFVRLIQAAGIVPQNRKQPFLKITAPIEVTEGSKQVRIEPSPTPRVTYSIHYEHPLIKTQTYEHDCTVSAFESEIAEARTFGFLQEVQALWARGLGKGGTLDNTVVLSGDGIVNDSGLRFDNEFVRHKILDLIGDFSLLGMSFIGHIIANRSGHALHTRLVQQILKQPEKWVLLNAEPTVEGARATAHRSRIQPAVALQAAS, encoded by the coding sequence GTGCGCAATCAACAAACTTTGGCATCGACGATCACATGTTCCGGTGTTGGACTTCATTCAGGACAATCCGCGAGCATTACATTACGGCCGGCTCCACCTGATACAGGAGTAGTTTTTGTCAGCCGTCAAGGAGATGTCGATGCCTATCTCCCCGTCTCCATCGAACATCGGATACCCACTGAACTCTGCACCGCCATCAGCAGCGGCGAGTTTCAGGTCCAAACTATTGAGCATTTGCTGGCGGCGCTGGCAGGGCTTCATGTCGATAATGTGTTTATCGATGTAACGGCAAGCGAAGTCCCGGTTATGGATGGGAGCGCTGCGCCATTTGTCCGATTGATTCAAGCCGCAGGAATCGTCCCGCAAAATCGCAAGCAGCCTTTTCTTAAAATTACGGCACCCATCGAAGTGACCGAGGGATCAAAGCAGGTGCGGATTGAACCGTCCCCTACTCCACGCGTCACCTATTCAATTCATTATGAGCACCCTCTCATCAAGACCCAGACGTACGAACATGACTGCACTGTCAGCGCGTTTGAAAGCGAAATTGCGGAAGCAAGGACCTTCGGGTTTTTGCAGGAAGTTCAGGCGTTGTGGGCTCGTGGACTTGGGAAGGGTGGCACGCTAGATAACACGGTGGTGCTATCGGGTGACGGCATCGTCAATGACTCCGGTCTTCGATTCGACAATGAGTTTGTCCGGCATAAAATTCTCGATCTGATCGGTGACTTCTCTCTCCTTGGGATGTCCTTTATTGGCCATATCATCGCCAACCGTTCGGGACACGCGCTCCACACACGGCTCGTCCAACAGATCCTCAAGCAGCCGGAGAAGTGGGTACTGCTGAACGCGGAGCCGACGGTCGAAGGAGCGCGGGCGACCGCTCACCGGTCACGCATCCAGCCGGCTGTTGCGCTTCAGGCCGCGTCTTAA
- a CDS encoding Response regulator receiver sensor hybrid histidine kinase: MTMSPGSKNLRVLVVDDNPSIHEDFRKILEIPYENANFHKVRAALFGEPLVQALERFELDYADQGQAALALVQMARRESRPYAVAFVDMRMPPGWDGLETVQRLWEADGRLQVVICTAYSDHSWAEIAARLGASDRFLILRKPFDAIEVQQIAASLTRKWELGRDTRLQIEDLVAQVNTRNRELQATNQLLEQQVAERTGELQRRNEELQRTVEALKEAKAEADNANQAKSQFLARMSHEIRTPMNGMLGMNELLLSTSLTDQQRHFAETIDNSGEQLVQIVNDILDLSKIDVGQMDLHIAGFDLVATVQAVIDGFFALVKKKGLSLECQIDPELPTVWRGDAARFRQILTNLVGNAVKFTEQGSILIHIERIQDGQDKALFKVTVCDTGIGIPLDAQQKIFDPFAQADGSMTRRYGGTGLGLAIVKRLVALMGGDIGFTSTLGRGSTFWFTVYLEKQMIAEGTGGESKRLDSCTDLDVFISKRPGVNPGKPQLRARILLAEDNSTNQEVFRGMLELCGESVDVVRTGREAIDALERFRYDLVLMDCEMPEMDGLTATAEIRRRGIRRADGKRVPIIALSGYALSSHQEACRTGGMDGFLSKPAGLKEIRSTLVQWLPTIKSQAA; this comes from the coding sequence ATGACCATGAGTCCGGGAAGTAAAAACCTTCGAGTCTTGGTGGTGGACGACAATCCATCGATTCACGAGGATTTTCGAAAAATCCTCGAGATACCATACGAAAACGCCAACTTTCATAAAGTACGAGCAGCCCTCTTCGGGGAACCGCTCGTGCAAGCCCTTGAGCGGTTCGAACTGGATTATGCCGATCAAGGGCAAGCGGCATTGGCCCTGGTCCAGATGGCGCGCAGGGAGAGTCGTCCGTATGCGGTGGCATTTGTGGATATGCGGATGCCGCCTGGGTGGGATGGTTTGGAAACGGTCCAACGGCTCTGGGAGGCTGACGGACGGCTGCAAGTGGTGATCTGTACGGCCTATTCGGATCATTCGTGGGCAGAGATTGCGGCACGTTTAGGAGCCAGCGACCGGTTCCTCATTTTGCGAAAGCCGTTCGATGCCATTGAGGTGCAGCAGATCGCCGCGTCACTAACCAGGAAATGGGAATTAGGGCGTGACACCCGCCTACAAATCGAAGACCTCGTGGCACAGGTCAATACTCGCAATCGAGAGCTCCAGGCCACGAACCAACTCCTTGAGCAGCAGGTGGCCGAGCGGACTGGAGAACTTCAACGGCGTAACGAAGAGTTACAGCGAACGGTGGAGGCGCTGAAAGAGGCTAAGGCGGAGGCAGACAATGCCAACCAGGCTAAGTCGCAGTTCTTGGCTCGTATGAGCCACGAGATCCGGACGCCCATGAACGGAATGCTCGGTATGAATGAGCTGCTTCTCTCAACCTCCTTGACCGACCAGCAGCGTCATTTTGCTGAAACCATCGATAATTCCGGCGAGCAGCTGGTTCAGATCGTCAATGACATTCTCGACTTGTCTAAAATCGATGTTGGCCAGATGGATCTCCACATCGCGGGGTTCGACCTAGTGGCAACGGTGCAAGCTGTCATCGATGGGTTCTTCGCGTTGGTGAAGAAAAAAGGACTTAGTTTGGAATGTCAGATCGACCCCGAGTTGCCCACCGTGTGGCGAGGAGATGCCGCACGATTCCGGCAGATTCTGACCAATTTGGTGGGGAACGCCGTGAAGTTCACAGAACAAGGTAGCATCTTGATTCACATTGAGCGGATTCAGGACGGCCAGGACAAGGCCTTATTCAAAGTCACGGTGTGCGATACCGGGATCGGCATTCCGCTTGATGCGCAGCAGAAGATCTTCGATCCCTTTGCCCAGGCGGATGGCTCGATGACGAGGCGCTATGGGGGGACAGGGTTGGGACTCGCGATCGTCAAACGGCTCGTCGCATTGATGGGAGGAGACATCGGCTTCACCAGTACTCTAGGAAGGGGCTCCACGTTTTGGTTTACAGTCTACCTTGAGAAACAGATGATAGCTGAAGGAACTGGGGGCGAGAGTAAGCGGTTGGATTCGTGCACGGACCTTGACGTCTTCATCAGCAAGAGGCCCGGCGTCAATCCCGGTAAGCCACAATTGCGCGCGCGTATCCTCTTGGCCGAGGACAACTCAACGAATCAGGAGGTCTTCCGTGGCATGTTGGAGCTCTGCGGCGAATCAGTCGATGTGGTCAGAACGGGTAGAGAGGCGATTGATGCGCTGGAACGGTTCCGATACGACCTTGTTCTGATGGACTGTGAAATGCCGGAGATGGATGGACTCACCGCTACTGCAGAAATTCGCCGACGTGGGATTAGACGAGCAGATGGTAAGCGAGTCCCGATTATCGCTCTGTCAGGCTACGCTCTCAGCAGCCATCAAGAGGCCTGCCGTACAGGCGGTATGGATGGTTTTCTGTCGAAGCCGGCAGGGCTGAAAGAGATTCGAAGCACGCTTGTCCAGTGGCTGCCAACCATCAAATCGCAGGCCGCCTAG
- a CDS encoding putative Diguanylate cyclase yields the protein MNISNSHHNRRILVVDDNLSIHNDFRRIFHRESGPKDLAEAHVALFGESHSMDSHELFEVDCADQGRTALALVEAACKVGRAYAVAFVDMRMPPGWDGVETIEHLWKVDSTLQVVVCLAYSDQPWEEIRDRIGRTDQLSILQKPFNSIEVLQRATALCREWDLTNKAVGRLDKLSHLVDERTVELQHANRQLTETNGALMRTVADLEAAQAEILRQNGELERLASRDPLTGCLNRRAFYALFEKAFADSRDQGSELCCLMVDIDHFKRVNDQFGHAVGDQAIQAVAHCLHAGLRLADTVGRYGGEEFSLMFPRTTLAEASELAERLRIRIGAEAGTRVRVADGLVLTVSIGASAIMFGAQTPLELIDQADKALYAAKEGGRNCVMAMDLLVPGLSPAEQLELQVRRITPRASSSTTR from the coding sequence GTGAACATTTCTAACAGCCATCATAATCGTCGAATCTTGGTCGTAGACGATAATCTGTCGATCCACAATGACTTCCGGAGAATTTTCCACCGTGAGAGTGGGCCAAAGGATTTGGCTGAAGCGCATGTGGCGCTCTTTGGAGAGTCCCACTCGATGGATTCTCATGAACTATTTGAGGTCGATTGCGCGGATCAAGGACGCACTGCACTTGCCTTAGTGGAAGCCGCATGCAAAGTCGGGAGAGCCTATGCCGTTGCGTTTGTGGATATGAGGATGCCTCCCGGATGGGACGGGGTGGAAACTATCGAACATCTGTGGAAAGTCGATAGCACGTTACAGGTGGTCGTCTGTTTAGCCTATTCAGACCAGCCTTGGGAAGAAATCAGGGATCGCATAGGCAGAACCGACCAGTTATCGATTCTACAGAAACCTTTTAACAGCATCGAGGTCTTGCAGCGGGCCACTGCGCTGTGTCGAGAATGGGATTTGACGAACAAGGCTGTTGGACGACTTGATAAATTGAGCCACCTGGTGGATGAGCGGACCGTGGAGCTTCAACATGCGAACCGGCAGCTCACAGAGACGAACGGTGCTCTGATGCGGACTGTGGCGGATCTTGAAGCCGCACAGGCGGAAATTCTGCGACAAAATGGCGAGTTGGAACGTCTGGCCTCTCGGGACCCGCTGACTGGATGTCTGAACCGACGTGCGTTTTATGCTCTGTTCGAGAAAGCATTTGCAGACAGTCGAGACCAAGGCAGCGAGCTGTGTTGTCTGATGGTCGACATCGACCATTTCAAGCGCGTGAACGACCAATTCGGACATGCAGTCGGAGATCAAGCCATCCAAGCGGTCGCCCACTGCCTCCATGCAGGGCTGCGATTGGCGGACACGGTGGGGCGTTACGGGGGAGAAGAGTTCAGTCTGATGTTCCCACGTACGACACTGGCCGAAGCGTCCGAGCTTGCGGAACGCTTGCGAATTCGTATCGGCGCAGAGGCCGGCACCAGAGTGCGAGTGGCCGACGGCTTAGTATTGACCGTCAGCATCGGGGCCTCGGCTATCATGTTTGGTGCGCAGACACCGTTAGAGCTGATCGATCAGGCAGACAAGGCCTTGTACGCTGCGAAGGAGGGTGGTCGCAACTGTGTGATGGCAATGGACTTGTTGGTGCCTGGACTGAGTCCTGCAGAACAACTGGAACTCCAAGTTCGGCGGATTACCCCACGCGCCAGCTCATCGACGACTCGATAA
- a CDS encoding hypothetical protein (conserved membrane protein of unknown function) — protein MALTGLGLATYVIFHMVGNLQVFEGPHALNRYAAFLRDMPILLWTARIGLLSIVVLHIVLAIQLSLQNHRARPIGYAIHRYRQASFASRTMAISGIVLLLFIVFHLLHLTAEVIGSSTSDRADAQGYRDVYGKVILAFQNPLIVVLYLAGQLGLGVHLSHAVSSSLQTLGLEHAALDRLFKAAGPAIALLVVLGNVGIILAVFLGIVRP, from the coding sequence ATGGCCTTGACCGGGCTTGGACTCGCCACCTATGTCATCTTCCATATGGTGGGCAATCTTCAGGTGTTCGAAGGACCGCATGCGCTCAATCGCTATGCGGCGTTCCTCCGCGATATGCCGATCCTACTATGGACTGCTCGTATTGGATTGCTGAGCATCGTGGTTCTTCACATCGTCTTAGCGATTCAGTTGAGCCTACAAAACCATCGTGCTCGCCCGATTGGCTATGCGATCCACAGATACCGGCAGGCGTCGTTCGCTTCCAGAACGATGGCGATCTCTGGGATCGTGTTGTTGCTCTTTATCGTGTTCCATCTTTTGCATTTGACGGCTGAAGTCATCGGCTCTTCGACCTCCGACCGTGCTGATGCGCAAGGCTATCGAGATGTCTATGGCAAGGTGATTCTGGCGTTTCAGAATCCCCTTATCGTGGTGCTATACCTTGCCGGACAGCTGGGGCTTGGTGTGCATCTGAGCCATGCCGTCTCAAGCAGCTTACAGACGCTGGGGCTGGAACATGCGGCGCTGGATCGCCTATTTAAAGCGGCCGGTCCTGCGATTGCGCTGCTGGTTGTTCTGGGAAATGTCGGCATCATTCTCGCGGTCTTTTTGGGGATTGTGCGGCCATGA